The segment AATAAGAGACGGTATCGCCGCGCCCATGGCCTGGATTGTATTGGTTAAAACAAACAGTATACCTAAAATTGGGCCGGATATTATAAGTATCCTTGCAAATTGCATGCCATAGGCATGCGCGTTCGTTTCATTCAGAAATGCGCTTACTATAGGCCCAGCTCCAAAATAACAAATAGCAGTCATAATAGCGCTTAATACAACGGAAAACAGCACAGAGAATTTTAATACGGCATTAAATCTTTTTTTGTTGCCCGCACCGAAGCAGAAACCAAGTATAGGCTGAATACCAGTTCCAACTCCAATCAAAAGCATAACAACTATCATATTAACCTTAAAAGCAACTCCAAGCCCTGCGACAGCCATATCACCGTAGCCGGTCATAAAATTGTTGATTGCGATATTGGAAACGCTTAATAAAAGGTTGTTAAGCGAAGCAGGAACACCAATGGCGACAACACCTTTGGCAATACCGCCATTCATTTTATAGTCCTTTAAGTTTATTGAAAGAATAGATTTTTTTAAAACAAAGTAACCAATGTAGAAAAAAGCGGCGACCATATTGCCAATCACCGTAGCTATAGCGGCACCGGTTACGTCCCAGCCAAACCCGAGGATCATAATTGGGTCCAGAATAATATTGATAAGATTACCTAGTATCATGCCCATCATGGAAAGGTTGGCTTTTCCTTCGGCACGTATGATATGACTAAAGCTGTTGCTAACTACAAGGACAGGGATTCCCAAAGCAACGATTTGTAGGTATTGCTGTACATATTCAACGGTATCCGGGGTAGCTCCGACAATGTTACTGATAGGGCCGATCCAAATCAGAAAAGCGGCAAGCCCCAAAATACCTACGGCCATACCAGTCCAGAAGCAGAAGGAAGATGTATTTTTAGCAACTTTTATATTTCCTTCTCCAAGCTTTCGTGAAATCATGGAGGTTCCGCCAATACCAAACAGCAATCCAACTGCCAGGAAAAAAAGAAAGGCCGGCGTTGCCAGCGATACGGCAGCGACCATATAGGCGTTGCCAGTCTGCCCGATAAAAAATGTGTCTGCTAAATTGTATACAAGGATCATTAACATACTTACGACAGAAGGTATGATATTCATCATGACCGCTTTGGGTACTGGTGCGTTTCTAAAAATCTCTATGTTTTTACTGTTGATATTGCTCATATTGTTTATGTCTTTTCTCCTTTTGTAGTTTGCTAAATTTAAGACTCTAAAACAGTGCCTAAAATCTTAGTTCTTGTAGGTTTGAATTGATAACTGTAAGCGCCATTTTAAGACTTTTTAATTCTTCTGATGTGAAACCCTTTAAATATCTTTCCTCTAGATTAGAGAACTTTGATAAAATCGCTTCATGTATTTTTTTACCTTTAGTTGTAATCTCGACATTACGTACTCTTTTATCGTCACGGCTGCCAGTACTCGTAATAAATCCTTTGATTTCTAACCGGTTTAAAATGCCTAGTGCCGTCGTATGTTTTACA is part of the Eubacteriales bacterium genome and harbors:
- a CDS encoding MATE family efflux transporter; the encoded protein is MSNINSKNIEIFRNAPVPKAVMMNIIPSVVSMLMILVYNLADTFFIGQTGNAYMVAAVSLATPAFLFFLAVGLLFGIGGTSMISRKLGEGNIKVAKNTSSFCFWTGMAVGILGLAAFLIWIGPISNIVGATPDTVEYVQQYLQIVALGIPVLVVSNSFSHIIRAEGKANLSMMGMILGNLINIILDPIMILGFGWDVTGAAIATVIGNMVAAFFYIGYFVLKKSILSINLKDYKMNGGIAKGVVAIGVPASLNNLLLSVSNIAINNFMTGYGDMAVAGLGVAFKVNMIVVMLLIGVGTGIQPILGFCFGAGNKKRFNAVLKFSVLFSVVLSAIMTAICYFGAGPIVSAFLNETNAHAYGMQFARILIISGPILGILFVLTNTIQAMGAAIPSLILSVSRQGLVYIPVLILFNKIFNSPDMLAAAQPVTDYIATIISIVLYMTAYRKYFKNRINKIKSNDTLDEINT
- a CDS encoding MarR family transcriptional regulator, translating into MNEVESVGLLIKKIHDAIGAITNIELKELDLTMSQSRVLYFLYQVRGHNVSIREIENHFCVKHTTALGILNRLEIKGFITSTGSRDDKRVRNVEITTKGKKIHEAILSKFSNLEERYLKGFTSEELKSLKMALTVINSNLQELRF